The Herminiimonas arsenitoxidans genome window below encodes:
- the hslU gene encoding ATP-dependent protease ATPase subunit HslU: protein MNMTPKEIVSELDKHVVGQGRAKRAVAIALRNRWRRQQVAEPLRHEITPKNILMIGPTGVGKTEIARRLAKLADAPFIKIEATKFTEVGYVGRDVDTIIRDLIDIGIKQTREAEKSKVRARAEDAAEDRIIDILVPPARDFGFHPSSSTTPSDTAPTTGNATRQTFRKRLREGTMDDTEIEIELAEAGPTMEIMAPPGMEEMTEQIKSMFSGVGASRKKTRKIKIKDAMKLLIEEEAGKLVNEDELKQKAITNVEQNGIVFLDEIDKIATRSENGGADVSRAGVQRDLLPLVEGTTVNTKYGMIKTDHILFIASGAFHLAKPSDLIPELQGRFPIRVELESLSIADFERILTSTDACLTKQYEALLATEGVKIEFSPDGIQRMAEIAYSVNEKTENIGARRLYTVMEKLLEEISFSATDSPEQTLAIDAAYVNERLGALSVNEDLSRYVL from the coding sequence ATGAACATGACACCCAAGGAAATTGTTTCAGAACTCGATAAACATGTAGTCGGACAAGGCCGCGCCAAGCGCGCCGTCGCGATTGCATTGCGTAACCGCTGGCGTCGTCAGCAAGTCGCCGAGCCTCTGCGCCACGAAATCACACCCAAGAACATTCTGATGATAGGACCGACCGGCGTCGGCAAAACCGAAATCGCACGCCGCCTCGCCAAGCTGGCTGATGCACCTTTCATCAAGATCGAAGCCACCAAATTTACCGAAGTCGGCTATGTAGGCCGCGATGTAGACACCATCATTCGCGACCTGATCGACATCGGCATCAAGCAAACACGCGAAGCAGAGAAGAGCAAAGTACGTGCACGCGCTGAAGATGCGGCGGAAGATCGCATCATCGACATCCTGGTACCGCCAGCACGCGATTTCGGTTTCCATCCGTCGTCGTCAACTACTCCTTCTGACACCGCGCCAACTACTGGTAACGCCACACGTCAGACTTTCCGCAAGCGTTTGCGTGAAGGCACCATGGACGATACCGAGATCGAAATCGAATTGGCCGAAGCCGGCCCAACGATGGAAATCATGGCACCGCCCGGCATGGAAGAAATGACCGAGCAAATCAAATCGATGTTCTCCGGCGTGGGTGCTAGCCGCAAGAAAACACGCAAGATCAAGATCAAGGATGCGATGAAACTCTTGATCGAAGAAGAAGCCGGCAAACTGGTCAACGAAGATGAACTGAAGCAAAAAGCCATCACCAACGTTGAACAAAACGGCATCGTCTTCCTCGATGAAATCGACAAGATCGCGACCCGTTCAGAAAACGGTGGTGCTGATGTCTCGCGCGCTGGCGTACAACGCGATCTGCTTCCATTGGTTGAAGGCACGACCGTCAATACCAAGTACGGCATGATCAAGACCGACCACATCTTGTTCATTGCATCTGGCGCTTTCCATCTGGCCAAACCATCGGATCTGATCCCGGAACTGCAAGGTCGCTTCCCGATACGCGTGGAACTGGAATCATTGTCGATTGCCGATTTCGAACGCATACTGACCAGTACCGACGCCTGCCTGACCAAGCAATACGAAGCCTTGCTGGCTACTGAAGGTGTGAAAATCGAATTCTCACCAGACGGCATACAGCGCATGGCAGAAATCGCTTATTCAGTGAATGAAAAAACTGAAAATATCGGTGCGCGCCGCTTATACACAGTGATGGAAAAATTGCTGGAAGAAATCTCGTTTTCCGCCACGGATAGCCCGGAACAGACGCTGGCTATCGATGCCGCCTACGTCAATGAAAGACTGGGCGCGTTGTCAGTGAATGAAGATTTGTCACGTTACGTGTTGTAA
- the hslV gene encoding ATP-dependent protease subunit HslV translates to MEQFHGTTILSVRRGNIVALGGDGQVTLGNIVMKGTARKVRKVYNGKVLVGFAGGTADAFTLLERFESKLEKHQGHLMRASVELAKDWRTDRMLRRLEAMLLVADHETTLIITGNGDVLEPNDGIGAIGSGGTYAQSAAKALQENTDLSPLEIVKKSLTIAGELCIYTNLSHTIETLD, encoded by the coding sequence ATGGAACAATTTCACGGCACCACCATTTTGTCAGTGCGGCGCGGCAACATTGTTGCGCTCGGCGGCGATGGCCAAGTCACATTAGGCAATATCGTCATGAAGGGCACTGCGCGCAAAGTACGCAAGGTCTATAACGGCAAGGTACTGGTCGGCTTCGCCGGCGGCACCGCAGATGCCTTCACCCTGCTGGAGCGCTTTGAAAGCAAGCTGGAGAAGCATCAGGGCCACTTGATGCGCGCCTCGGTCGAACTGGCCAAGGACTGGCGCACCGACCGCATGTTGCGTCGTCTGGAAGCCATGCTGCTGGTCGCCGATCATGAAACCACACTGATCATCACCGGCAACGGCGACGTGCTGGAACCAAACGACGGCATAGGCGCGATCGGTTCAGGCGGTACTTACGCGCAATCGGCCGCCAAAGCCTTGCAAGAAAACACCGATCTGTCACCGCTGGAAATCGTCAAAAAATCACTGACGATAGCCGGTGAACTCTGCATCTATACCAATCTGTCGCACACGATAGAAACGCTGGATTAA
- a CDS encoding STAS domain-containing protein → MGIFSLFGKKDRQPARKPTEAESSQKKRDSNTARVNAKSENEQVQRKAAHATAMKIDAIESEMSSEFVKPLPFSGNTMPGPPSQFLNTNTRAPDTQINSKPKTVTPPQLDQPSMLPDIMGASTAFLLGAETVIGPVAISKSEAAPVIEEAAILFANGQTDLVEPVLLNAIAEEALGNTPLTVWGMLFDLYQITGQRALFENLSIEYANKFEMSPPTWVESSATETPKAAVARTSTTPSVAFSGKLDASIIKQLERIKNLVEMSDVLKLEFARVAEVHPVGCGLLLNILKRLQKSNHKLILVGAPELAEKIRTILQVGRRDETEAPWLLLLEILRLLNRESDFEETSIDYCITFEVSPPAFIAPQNKVVTDAEESATPDDERLDHFMMPVVIDARTDSLGKNITVYAHTHNPVILDCTQLTRMDFNAAGRLFGDLLPLINSGKTIELYSANHFIIALCDVMGITEAVRIVPRKN, encoded by the coding sequence GTGGGGATTTTTTCGCTATTTGGCAAGAAGGACCGCCAGCCGGCACGAAAGCCGACTGAAGCGGAATCTTCGCAAAAGAAACGTGACAGCAATACGGCTCGCGTTAACGCAAAAAGCGAAAACGAACAGGTGCAGCGCAAAGCCGCGCATGCGACCGCCATGAAGATCGATGCCATCGAATCGGAAATGTCGTCGGAGTTCGTCAAACCCTTGCCGTTCAGCGGCAACACCATGCCTGGACCGCCAAGTCAGTTTCTCAATACCAACACGCGTGCACCAGATACACAGATCAATAGCAAGCCCAAAACCGTAACACCTCCACAATTAGACCAGCCATCGATGCTGCCCGATATCATGGGTGCCAGCACTGCATTTTTGCTGGGCGCAGAAACAGTCATCGGACCGGTCGCCATTTCCAAATCGGAAGCAGCGCCTGTTATTGAAGAAGCCGCCATCCTGTTTGCCAACGGCCAAACCGATCTGGTCGAACCAGTATTATTAAATGCCATCGCAGAAGAGGCGCTCGGCAACACACCGCTGACCGTGTGGGGCATGTTATTCGATCTTTATCAAATCACAGGCCAACGCGCCTTGTTTGAAAACCTGTCTATCGAATACGCCAACAAGTTTGAAATGTCGCCGCCGACATGGGTAGAAAGCAGCGCGACCGAAACGCCCAAAGCGGCTGTCGCGCGCACCAGCACCACACCGAGCGTTGCCTTCTCCGGCAAACTCGACGCCAGCATCATCAAGCAACTGGAACGCATCAAGAACTTGGTAGAGATGAGCGATGTGCTCAAGCTGGAATTTGCACGCGTGGCAGAAGTCCATCCAGTCGGCTGTGGCTTGCTGTTAAACATCCTGAAGCGCTTGCAGAAATCCAATCACAAACTGATCCTGGTCGGCGCACCTGAATTGGCGGAAAAAATCCGCACGATTCTGCAAGTAGGCCGACGTGATGAAACTGAAGCGCCATGGCTGCTGTTGCTCGAAATCCTGCGCCTGCTGAATCGCGAATCCGATTTCGAAGAAACCAGCATCGATTACTGCATCACCTTTGAAGTATCGCCGCCAGCCTTTATCGCACCGCAAAACAAGGTGGTGACCGATGCGGAAGAGTCCGCCACACCGGATGACGAACGGCTTGATCATTTCATGATGCCGGTCGTGATCGACGCGCGCACCGACTCACTGGGCAAGAACATCACTGTGTATGCACACACACATAATCCCGTAATACTGGATTGCACACAGCTGACGCGCATGGATTTCAACGCGGCAGGACGCTTGTTCGGCGATTTACTCCCGCTGATCAACAGTGGCAAAACCATAGAACTGTATAGCGCCAATCATTTCATCATCGCCTTATGTGATGTCATGGGAATAACAGAAGCCGTGCGCATCGTCCCGCGCAAAAACTAA
- a CDS encoding TonB-dependent receptor: protein MIAQRTLLASAVLSALASLSASALAQSAEQTLPAVVVTSTPFGNDENAQIMAPAKVLYGDELREKLGNSLGDTLSQELGVSASAFGAGASRPIIRGMEGPRVKILQNGMSVMDASSLSNDHAVAGEASTAQQIEILRGPAALLYGSGAIGGVVNIINNRIPTVLNAKPTGDAEVRYGTADQMKNMSFSIDGAAGDIGLHVDGNARDAKDYKIPGNVSLSDPSLGSGKLPNSFARSNSVGFGASYIQSWGHIGASVGVNDDRYGIPTAERSFITLKQNRYDIDGLIKEPFSNFESFRFKIGHTDYKHTENQADGTPSTDFKNNATETRWELTHKPIAGWRGSFGLQTENSTFSALAADGSGPETVPITKSTSIAGFLLEERDFGPFRVSAGARIESVKRKPDATSGLVQRDFNLGSYSLGGLWTFTPGYGLGLTGSVAQRAPAIEELYSNGPHESTATFDIGNANLRKETSHNIELSLQKTEGLIRWKTNVFQNNVKNYVYGRTDGTRVDDTGAVDPTGEFMERFWSQNDAVIRGIEAEVSYNLRGNGLSWRGFADTSRGTLTGAGNLPLQPTTRFGAEIGYREGNWRSGLKVLHAEKQDRLASFEDFVTPSYTQVDANLSYTQNYNAMPITWFAIVKNLLNDDIRLSTSVLREVAPLPGRNLIIGVRTSF from the coding sequence ATGATCGCCCAACGCACTCTATTGGCAAGCGCCGTCCTATCCGCGCTCGCATCTTTATCCGCATCCGCTCTAGCTCAGTCGGCAGAGCAAACACTGCCTGCTGTCGTCGTCACCTCAACGCCATTCGGCAATGATGAAAACGCCCAAATCATGGCACCCGCCAAGGTGCTGTACGGCGATGAATTGCGCGAGAAACTCGGCAACTCATTAGGCGATACGCTATCGCAAGAACTCGGCGTCTCTGCCTCAGCTTTTGGCGCAGGCGCATCGCGCCCCATCATTCGCGGCATGGAAGGTCCACGCGTCAAGATTCTGCAAAACGGTATGTCGGTGATGGATGCGTCCAGTCTGTCGAATGACCATGCAGTCGCTGGTGAAGCATCGACTGCACAACAAATCGAAATTCTGCGTGGCCCGGCAGCATTGCTATACGGCTCCGGCGCGATAGGCGGCGTCGTCAATATCATCAACAACCGCATCCCGACCGTATTGAATGCCAAGCCGACCGGTGATGCAGAAGTACGTTACGGCACCGCGGATCAAATGAAGAATATGTCCTTCTCCATCGATGGCGCAGCGGGCGACATCGGCCTGCATGTGGACGGCAATGCACGGGATGCAAAAGATTACAAAATCCCCGGCAATGTCAGCCTGAGTGATCCAAGTTTAGGTTCAGGCAAATTGCCCAATTCCTTCGCACGCTCCAACAGCGTTGGCTTCGGTGCCTCGTATATTCAAAGCTGGGGACACATAGGTGCATCGGTCGGGGTCAACGATGATCGCTACGGCATCCCCACAGCGGAAAGATCCTTCATCACCTTGAAGCAAAATCGCTACGATATCGATGGCTTGATCAAGGAACCGTTCAGCAACTTCGAATCCTTCCGCTTCAAGATCGGCCACACCGATTACAAGCACACAGAGAATCAGGCAGATGGCACACCGTCCACCGACTTCAAAAACAATGCAACGGAAACCCGCTGGGAATTGACGCATAAACCTATTGCAGGCTGGCGCGGCAGCTTCGGCCTGCAAACGGAAAACTCGACCTTCTCCGCGCTGGCGGCCGATGGCAGCGGACCGGAAACAGTACCGATTACCAAGAGCACATCGATTGCCGGCTTCCTGCTGGAAGAGCGTGATTTTGGCCCCTTCCGCGTCAGTGCAGGCGCACGTATCGAATCAGTCAAACGCAAACCTGATGCCACATCCGGCCTGGTACAACGTGACTTCAACCTGGGCTCGTATTCGCTCGGCGGCTTATGGACCTTCACCCCAGGTTATGGCCTGGGCTTGACTGGCTCGGTGGCGCAACGCGCACCGGCGATTGAAGAACTGTATTCCAACGGCCCGCACGAATCGACAGCAACTTTCGATATCGGCAATGCCAATCTGCGCAAGGAAACCTCGCACAATATTGAATTGAGCCTGCAAAAAACCGAAGGCTTGATCCGCTGGAAAACCAATGTCTTCCAAAATAACGTGAAGAACTACGTCTACGGCCGTACCGATGGCACACGCGTCGATGACACAGGTGCTGTCGATCCAACTGGCGAATTCATGGAGCGCTTCTGGTCGCAAAACGACGCCGTCATACGCGGCATAGAAGCAGAAGTCAGCTACAACCTGCGCGGCAACGGTTTGTCGTGGCGCGGTTTTGCCGATACCTCACGCGGCACCTTGACCGGCGCCGGCAATCTGCCTTTGCAACCAACTACACGCTTCGGCGCGGAAATCGGCTATCGCGAAGGCAACTGGCGCTCCGGCCTGAAGGTATTGCATGCAGAGAAGCAAGACCGGCTGGCAAGTTTCGAAGATTTCGTCACGCCGTCCTATACGCAAGTCGATGCCAATTTGTCCTACACGCAAAACTACAATGCCATGCCGATTACCTGGTTTGCCATCGTCAAGAATTTGCTGAACGACGATATCCGCCTGTCAACTTCGGTACTGCGTGAAGTAGCGCCGCTGCCGGGCAGAAACCTGATCATTGGCGTGCGCACCAGTTTTTAA
- a CDS encoding DUF3299 domain-containing protein, whose protein sequence is MRPTSRILLLALLAPALAFAAGSSTAPQQGQQHVAPPGVGDTPGQMPVLYDIKGVTSWSTLAKVKQVKVKNRILPEFSKDIAALNNQEIKVQGFMMPLEPGEKQKHFLISLVPQSCSFCLPAGPEGVVEVKSKTPVKYTLEPIIVSGKMEIMKDDPMGLYYRMSNATLASNK, encoded by the coding sequence ATGCGCCCCACCTCCCGCATTCTGCTACTCGCCCTGCTGGCACCGGCCCTAGCCTTCGCCGCGGGGTCATCGACTGCGCCGCAGCAAGGTCAGCAACATGTCGCGCCACCCGGTGTCGGCGACACGCCAGGACAAATGCCGGTGCTGTATGACATCAAGGGCGTGACTTCGTGGAGCACGCTGGCCAAGGTCAAGCAAGTGAAAGTAAAGAATCGCATCTTGCCTGAATTCAGCAAGGATATTGCCGCGCTGAACAATCAGGAAATCAAGGTGCAAGGTTTCATGATGCCCTTGGAACCGGGCGAGAAACAAAAACACTTTCTGATTTCGCTAGTACCGCAAAGCTGCAGCTTCTGCCTGCCAGCCGGACCGGAAGGCGTCGTCGAAGTAAAGTCCAAAACACCGGTCAAGTACACGCTAGAACCCATCATCGTTTCCGGCAAGATGGAAATCATGAAAGACGATCCTATGGGCTTGTACTACCGCATGAGCAACGCAACACTGGCATCGAATAAATAA
- a CDS encoding ABC transporter permease, producing MALNAFTLALKSLRHKPLSSTLNMLLMAVGIAMMTFVLSASTQLADNALRDAEGIDLVVGAKGSPLQLILSSIYHVDTPTGNIPLAAEAQLQQNRMVKKVMPLALGDSYHGYRIVGTNSDYIAHYQGAIAQGKIFDAPMQAVFGAQAAKRTNAKIGAEFFGSHGLSKAGEVHEDAAFQVVGILQPTGTVLDRLILTPVASVWHVHDKTHGLDASDAQEKEAMDESRELTALLVQYASPLAAITMPRFINSQSELQAAQPALEAAKLFRMLGVGIDVLRGIAGIVLLSAALSMFVALYNALEERKADLAILRTLGAPPSKLFMLLLIEGILLALIGAALGWLLGHLAVEVLGRILSEDQNLSLSGFIFSVDEVWLLLLALGTGLIAALLPALRAYRTDIASTLSH from the coding sequence ATGGCGCTGAACGCATTTACGCTCGCGCTCAAGTCGCTGCGACACAAGCCGTTATCCAGCACTTTGAATATGCTGCTGATGGCAGTCGGCATCGCGATGATGACTTTCGTCCTGTCTGCCTCAACGCAACTCGCCGATAACGCACTGCGTGATGCAGAAGGTATCGATCTGGTTGTCGGTGCCAAAGGTTCGCCACTGCAATTGATCCTGTCATCCATCTATCATGTCGATACGCCAACCGGCAATATTCCATTGGCCGCAGAAGCGCAGCTGCAGCAAAATCGCATGGTAAAGAAAGTCATGCCCTTGGCACTGGGCGATAGCTATCACGGCTACCGCATCGTTGGTACCAATAGCGATTACATCGCGCATTACCAGGGTGCGATTGCACAAGGAAAAATATTCGATGCGCCCATGCAAGCCGTCTTCGGAGCGCAGGCAGCAAAGCGCACCAACGCGAAGATAGGTGCCGAATTCTTTGGCTCACACGGTTTGTCCAAAGCAGGCGAAGTACATGAAGATGCCGCCTTTCAAGTTGTTGGCATACTGCAGCCAACAGGCACTGTACTGGATCGTTTAATCCTGACGCCGGTCGCATCGGTATGGCACGTGCACGACAAAACGCACGGTCTCGATGCCAGTGATGCACAAGAAAAAGAAGCGATGGATGAATCGCGTGAATTGACTGCCCTGCTAGTTCAGTACGCATCACCGCTGGCGGCCATCACCATGCCCCGCTTCATCAATAGTCAAAGCGAATTGCAGGCAGCGCAACCAGCGTTGGAAGCCGCCAAGTTGTTCCGCATGCTAGGTGTCGGCATCGATGTCTTGCGCGGCATCGCTGGCATTGTGCTGTTGTCTGCGGCGCTGTCGATGTTTGTCGCGTTATATAACGCATTGGAAGAACGCAAAGCCGATCTCGCCATCTTGCGTACGCTAGGTGCGCCGCCGTCCAAATTATTCATGTTGCTGTTGATAGAAGGCATCTTGCTGGCGCTGATAGGCGCAGCTCTCGGCTGGCTGTTGGGACATCTTGCAGTCGAAGTATTGGGACGCATCCTGAGCGAAGATCAAAATCTGTCGCTCTCCGGCTTTATTTTCAGTGTGGATGAAGTGTGGCTATTGCTACTGGCACTAGGCACCGGATTAATTGCCGCACTGCTACCGGCACTGCGCGCTTATCGCACTGACATTGCCAGTACTCTGTCACATTAA
- a CDS encoding ABC transporter ATP-binding protein — protein sequence MLQISDLTHRYAGAHIPHLVVPAFSLAQGEHAIIIGPSGSGKSTLLHLIAGILTPQTGTLQVAGIDVSSLTSRAADQWRGKTIGFLPQKLALIPSLNAHENILLSAYASGQLNDTVRADALLNALGLADKTKAKPHQLSQGQRQRVALARAMFNRPQLLLADEPTANLDDEACNTAIALLLAQVAEIGASLIISTHDARVLNALPQAKVLRLSATQPGVSV from the coding sequence ATGTTGCAAATATCCGACCTGACGCACCGCTATGCCGGAGCGCACATACCCCATTTAGTTGTTCCCGCGTTTTCGCTGGCGCAGGGAGAACACGCGATCATCATCGGACCGTCCGGCAGTGGCAAATCTACTTTGCTCCATTTGATCGCGGGCATTCTGACACCGCAAACAGGTACTTTGCAGGTTGCCGGCATCGATGTGTCGTCGCTGACTTCACGCGCGGCAGATCAATGGCGCGGCAAAACCATAGGATTCCTCCCGCAAAAGCTTGCACTGATACCCAGCCTGAACGCACACGAGAACATTCTCTTGTCCGCGTATGCCAGCGGACAGTTAAACGATACGGTACGCGCCGATGCATTGTTGAATGCACTTGGACTAGCAGACAAGACAAAAGCAAAGCCGCATCAATTAAGCCAGGGACAACGCCAGCGCGTGGCATTGGCACGCGCGATGTTCAATCGCCCACAATTGCTGCTGGCCGATGAACCAACCGCCAATCTGGACGACGAGGCATGCAACACCGCCATCGCCTTGCTGCTTGCGCAAGTGGCTGAGATAGGTGCCTCCCTGATTATTTCCACACACGATGCGCGCGTGCTTAATGCTTTGCCACAGGCAAAAGTTTTACGGCTATCCGCAACTCAGCCCGGAGTATCCGTCTGA
- the dksA gene encoding RNA polymerase-binding protein DksA: MNATVTKSAKSAKKIAPKKAAATTRAKPVSKASAKKSPAKTVAGKAVKTVNKAVKPASKPVAKAVKKPLAKSAVKSPKATAKTKVAAVKSSAVKSAKPLAKPVAKAKPAAKKTASPVKKVTATVSKSTTAATAKPNKDASRSGTSSSIKTVSRPADKIEKPVVLKASAVATKSSKSTSVASDTELLTEAQIMKMGEKDYMNEAQLEFFRNRLKQLEKDLLKNADETTEHLRETVLVPDPADRATIEEEHALELRTRDRERKLLKKVQQSLVSIDSGEYGWCEETGEPIGVPRLLARPTATLSLEAQQRRELKQKLYGD; encoded by the coding sequence ATGAACGCAACCGTCACAAAATCTGCAAAAAGCGCAAAAAAAATTGCCCCGAAGAAGGCTGCAGCGACTACTCGTGCAAAGCCTGTCAGCAAGGCATCCGCAAAAAAATCACCTGCGAAAACAGTCGCAGGCAAAGCCGTCAAGACCGTGAACAAAGCGGTCAAGCCGGCATCTAAGCCAGTAGCCAAAGCGGTAAAAAAACCACTGGCAAAGAGTGCGGTAAAATCACCCAAAGCTACTGCTAAAACGAAAGTGGCGGCAGTAAAATCCAGCGCTGTAAAAAGTGCTAAACCATTGGCAAAGCCAGTAGCGAAAGCAAAGCCGGCAGCCAAAAAGACAGCGAGCCCAGTAAAAAAAGTCACGGCAACCGTCAGCAAGTCGACAACAGCCGCGACAGCAAAACCGAATAAAGACGCATCTCGGTCCGGAACCAGCAGTAGCATCAAGACTGTCTCCAGACCCGCAGATAAAATTGAAAAACCCGTAGTTTTGAAGGCAAGCGCAGTGGCAACCAAATCAAGCAAATCAACATCAGTCGCAAGCGACACCGAACTGTTAACCGAAGCGCAAATCATGAAGATGGGCGAAAAGGATTACATGAATGAGGCTCAACTCGAATTTTTCAGAAACCGCCTGAAGCAACTTGAAAAAGACTTGTTGAAAAACGCCGACGAAACGACCGAACATCTGCGTGAAACCGTTCTGGTACCCGATCCAGCTGATCGCGCCACCATTGAAGAAGAACACGCTCTGGAATTGCGCACACGTGACCGTGAACGCAAGTTGTTGAAGAAAGTTCAGCAATCGTTGGTCAGCATTGATTCTGGCGAATACGGCTGGTGCGAAGAAACAGGCGAACCTATCGGCGTACCACGCTTGTTGGCTCGTCCTACCGCAACGCTGTCGCTGGAAGCACAGCAACGTCGCGAACTGAAACAAAAACTGTACGGCGACTGA
- a CDS encoding CobW family GTP-binding protein, with product MALIPTTILTGFLGAGKTTLLNRILQEPHGFKIAVIENEFGQENIDNEILVQDSTEQIIEMNNGCICCTVRGDLILALTALAQKRNAGELQFDHVVIETTGLANPGPVAQTFFVDEEVASEYLVDAIITVVDAKHAMHQLDTFEEAQRQIGFADKLLLSKTDLVSADELKVLTERIKRINPRAPIGTNDFGRVAIADVLDLRGFNLNDKLEIDPDFIAAEEHTHEHHHEHDHACDAHCEHDHHDHHHGHHSDNISAFVFKSDRPFNTEKLDEFLGGLVQVFGPRMLRYKGVLWMDGADRKVVFQGVHQIMGTDIGSKWGENETRSNKMVFIGQNLPKATFIFGLEQCLV from the coding sequence ATGGCACTGATACCAACCACCATACTCACCGGCTTTCTCGGCGCAGGCAAAACCACACTGCTCAATCGCATACTGCAAGAGCCGCATGGCTTCAAGATTGCCGTCATCGAAAATGAATTCGGCCAGGAAAATATCGACAATGAAATTCTGGTGCAAGACAGCACAGAACAAATTATCGAGATGAACAACGGCTGCATTTGCTGCACCGTACGCGGCGACTTGATTCTTGCGTTGACTGCGCTGGCGCAAAAACGCAATGCCGGCGAACTGCAATTCGATCACGTCGTGATTGAAACTACCGGTCTCGCCAATCCCGGTCCGGTCGCACAAACCTTCTTCGTCGATGAAGAAGTCGCATCTGAATATCTGGTCGACGCCATCATCACCGTAGTCGATGCCAAGCATGCGATGCATCAATTAGACACTTTTGAAGAAGCGCAACGTCAGATCGGTTTTGCGGACAAGTTGCTGCTATCGAAGACCGATCTTGTCAGTGCCGATGAATTGAAAGTGCTGACCGAACGCATCAAACGCATCAATCCACGCGCGCCCATAGGCACCAACGATTTTGGCCGCGTAGCAATCGCCGATGTACTCGACTTGCGCGGCTTCAATCTCAACGACAAGCTGGAAATTGATCCCGACTTCATTGCTGCCGAAGAACATACGCATGAACATCATCATGAGCACGATCACGCTTGCGATGCGCACTGTGAACATGATCATCACGACCACCATCACGGACATCACAGCGATAATATTTCCGCCTTCGTTTTCAAAAGCGATCGCCCTTTCAATACAGAAAAACTGGATGAGTTCCTTGGTGGTCTGGTGCAAGTCTTCGGCCCGCGCATGCTGCGCTACAAAGGCGTACTGTGGATGGATGGCGCAGACCGCAAAGTCGTGTTCCAGGGCGTGCACCAAATCATGGGTACAGACATAGGCAGCAAATGGGGCGAAAACGAAACACGCTCCAACAAAATGGTATTTATTGGACAGAATCTTCCGAAAGCAACGTTTATTTTCGGATTAGAACAATGTTTGGTATAA
- a CDS encoding Fur family transcriptional regulator: protein MKKSAAPDYPALAESQLRETSVRATDARIKVLASLLGAPYALSHQDVQDKLVDMDRVTLYRALDCLTDAGLAHKIAGDDRVFRYNAGIEHHEHGDKNHAQQHQHGHFKCTRCAKVFCIDNIDEKLFATDAKSNSPTATLRQQLQSVMQDTLGKGFQSHEIELTIKGWCADCAH, encoded by the coding sequence ATGAAAAAATCCGCCGCTCCAGACTATCCGGCATTGGCTGAAAGCCAGTTACGCGAAACATCCGTACGCGCCACCGATGCGCGCATCAAGGTATTGGCCTCCTTGCTCGGCGCACCGTATGCCTTGTCGCACCAAGACGTGCAAGACAAGCTGGTTGATATGGATCGCGTCACGCTTTATCGCGCGCTGGACTGTTTGACCGACGCCGGACTAGCACACAAGATTGCCGGCGACGATCGCGTCTTTCGCTACAACGCGGGCATAGAACATCACGAACACGGCGACAAGAATCACGCGCAGCAACATCAACACGGCCATTTCAAATGTACGCGTTGCGCCAAAGTATTCTGTATCGATAACATCGATGAAAAATTGTTCGCCACCGATGCCAAGTCGAATTCACCTACTGCAACGCTGCGCCAACAATTGCAAAGCGTGATGCAAGACACACTAGGCAAAGGTTTCCAAAGTCACGAGATCGAACTCACCATCAAAGGATGGTGTGCAGATTGCGCTCACTAA